DNA from Leptospira mayottensis 200901116:
AATCAGACGATTCTTCCAGTGATTTACGATCCTTCTCATGTCGCGGGAGACGACAAAATTGTAATTTCGAATCTGCTTGCTTCTCTTCCGTTCAATCCGGACGGTTCGATTACGGAAACTCTTCACGTCGAAGAATTTAGAAAGGAACAGATGTGTGACGCGGCTCAGGCTCTTTTGATGAGCATTTACGAAAAAGCGGTTCAATCGATTTTAAAATACGAAGAAACAATCCGTCCGATTACGGACGAGGCGGATTCTTATTTCTTAAAACGCAAATCGGGAAAGTAATTGTAAGATGCTTTAGTTTCCTCTATCGGCCTTCTTGACTCTGTCGATTCAAGAATATCGCATTCGAAACTCCTTATGTTCAAGAATCATACTAGTCTATGGATCGGCGGAACTAAAGCAAAACGCCTCTCTATGGATCGGCGGAACTAAAGCAAAACGCCTCTCTATGGATCGGTGGAACTAAAACCAAACGCCTCTCTATGGATCGGCGGAACTAAAACCAAACGCCTCTCTATGGATCGGCGGAACTAAAACCAAACGCCTCTCTATGGATCGGCGTTTAGGTCGCTCGACGAGTTTTGGGACAAACCTTTAATAAAAGTTGGTGTTAGAGTTTAGGCAAGGGCGTCGTTCAGATATTTAAGAAACGATTGTAGGATTTTATACGACTCAATCGTATTCTTGATGAAATTTCGCGCTAAAAGGTCCTCATCTTTCAGTCTTTTTTCCACGATATAACTCGTATATTGAATCCATTCCAAGTCAGGATGATCCTTGGCGAAACCTTTCGGAGCCGTTTTCAATTTCATATCCGAGAGTCCCCCGAATTTTTTAACGAACTTTTTTTCTTGAACGATTTTTTTTAGAGATTTAGAATCTTCTAATATATGTTCACGAACTTTTTTTAGCGTGGGGGGGTCTGGCATGTAAAGACCACCGGCAAGAAATGATTCTCCTCCCGGTTGAACATGAAGGTAAAAGAGAGGTTTCCCTAGATCTTTACCAGTTGCTCCTATACTTGCGCCAAAATTGGTTTTGTAAGGTTCTTTATTTTTAGAAAAACGAACGTCTCTATGGATTCTAAAGATGCACTTTTTGGGATCGACTTCAGTCAGGGATGGATTTAACTTCGCTAATCCTATAATCAATTCCGTGATTAAATTTTCAAAGTCCGCCTTAGCCTCAATGAATAGATCCTTATTCTTTTCCAACCAAGGTTTATTGTTATTCTTGGCTAATTTTTTGAGAAAGTCGAGAGTGGATGGACCTAACATAAAAAACCTTTTGCATAAGAATTTTGTCCGATCTTCTTCGATCAAGTCAAAAATGAATCAATAAAGTTGGACTCTTAAATGGTTTCACTTACGCGAGTTCAGCGTAAGACGTTTTTTTCATGCGTTAATTTTTCCGTAAAAACAAAATGCGGGAACTTATATGTTTTTGTGAAACTCAAGTGTTTCACTCCGTAAAGGCCGCAGAGCTTTCCTAGCTACATACTTCCCCAGAACCACGGAAATGCTCTCCACAAGAACCAAACAAAAAGCAGGAGATGAAAAAGGTAATTGGAAATTAAGGTCTTCCGTTTTCGGTTGTAAATGTAAATTGAAAAAATCAGAACCCAACCGAAGACGTAGAAGAAAAAAACGTGATTCATAAATAAACCGCCTCTGTTGGCGACACCCTCTTTCCAAAAGGTAATCAAATAAAGCGTGGAAAATATAAAAACGAGTTTAGCAAAGACTAAAGTGTATTTCGGAATCGAGGATTCTTCGGATAAATTCCTTTTTTGTAAAATCGGAAATATCAACATGAGAAATAAAACCGAATAATTCAATGGAACGAAGATCCAAGAATAACCGAAAGTTTCTAAAAGCAAACCCGGTAGAAAAACCGGTAAAGAAAATGGAGGCTCCAATCCGTTCAAACAAGGAACGACTTTGTTTTCAATACAAAATTCGATCGGGATTCTGGTATAAACCGCATAACAACAGAAAAAGACCGAAAGACAGCCAAGTAAAATGAACGGGTATCGAAACACGTTGTTTGTTCGGAATTAGTTTGTCGATTCTTCGCTTAACAAATTTGTCGTAGACTTTACAAACGCCGATCTAAGATTCGATCAAACCCGCGCGGATTGCATACATAACCAAATCCGCAACCTTATGAAGATTCAACTTTTTCATGATATTAGCTCGGTGAACTTTTACGGTGGCCGGAGAAATTCCTAAAATTTTACCGATGGATTCGTTGGAATTCCCTTCGGCGACCAGTTTTAAAATTTCTCTTTCTCGATCCGAAAGAACAGAAAACGCTTTTTTGGCGTCTTGATTTTCTTCACCCGGTTTTCCAGAACCTACAAAACCGGACAGGAAATGGGCGGTGATTCCGGGGCTTAAATATGTTTCTCCTTTGTGAACTGCTTCGATTGCGCGGAGAAGATCATTACCGGCGTCGTCTTTCAAAACGTAACCGTTGATTCCTAATTCCAATAATTTTTGAACGTATTCTCTGTTGTCGTGTCGGGAAAGAATGATGGTCCGAATATTCGGATAATGTTTTCTTAGATTTTTGACAAGATCGATCCCGCTTAAACCGGGCATAGAAATGTCGGTAATTACCAAATCGGGATTTAATTTACCGATTTGGTCCAGAGCTTTTTCAGCGTCTCCTGATTCACCGCAGATTTCAAATTGTCCGGAAAGGATCATTTTAAGCCCTTCTCTGAGAATAGCGTGATCATCGACTAAGAATATTTTTGTGTTAGTAGGTTTCATATTTTTTTGGTGAATGTGTTTTTGTTTTTTCTAAAGGAATTCGGACGATAAATTTTGTTCCTTTTCCCGAAGAGGATTCGATCTTAAATTTACCGTTTAAATCTTCTACTCTTCTGCGGATATTTTCAAGTCCAAAACCGGAGGACTTGGCTCTTGCTTTTTTTTCCTGAAAACCGATCCCGTTGTCCTTTGCATCAAGGAACAACTGCCTTCCTTTGACGTGAATCTTGAGATAGATTTTTCTTGCTTGAGAATGTTTGATCACGTTCTGAAAGATTTCCTGAACGATTCTAAAAACCTGGTTTGCAACCGTGGATTCCAGATCCGGCTTCAGATTAAGATCCAAATCGGCTTCCACGTCCATAGACGGAAACAAATCCGAACTCAAAGCGCGAATTGCGGCTTCCAGGCCGATTTCCCGAAGAGTGGAAGGATATAAGTTTGTGTAGATATCTCTCAGTTCTTGACTCGCTTTATCGATTAAAAGAAGGCCTGTATCGAACTGAGCTCCGTAAACTTTCGGATTTCTATTGTATGCTTGGAAGTTGAGTTTGGCTGCGAGAATTGTCTGACCGACTCCGTCATGTAATTCTCTGGAAAGTCGAATTCTTTCTTCTTCCTGTGATTGTAAAAGTTTGGTGTGAAGGGTGGCGATTTTTTTTTCCAACCTTTTATTTTCCGTAATGTTTTTGAGAATGATTCCTATACTTTCCCCGAAACGAAATACGGAATAGCCATAGTAAATCTTTTGTTTTTTGAATTCTTGGTTCTGAACCATTCCTTTTTTGGAAAGTTTGATGTTCGATTCCATTTCCTCTTGATCCGTTGGATTGAAACCGAAAATCCGAAATAGATTTTTGCCCATCAAATTGCGAGAATTTCCTGCAAATTCTTTCCGGAAGGATTCGTTGGCAAATAGAATTGTTCTTTTATCGTCGATTGCGACGATAGGAGAAATTTCCTTGAGAAGGTTGAGAAAAAATTTAGGTGAAAGCCCTGACTTTAAGGTAACCGGAGGGAAAAGACTTTTTCCAATCTTACGTTTTAAATCCGGCATAAGAGGTTAAAACAATCTTACTTTGCTTCAAAGAAAGAAAAGAAAAAAAGAAATTCCGGGGAAAAATCCCAGAAAAAAGAGAATTACGTAATTTCCCTTAAATCACGATTTTTTTTGAAGTCGTTGTAAGTGTGTTAGTTTGTTCGTTTTCGTAGGGTATGAACGATCAGTAGAATTTTACGGATCATTATAATTTATAAGTTTTCGACTACTCATTTTGAGGGAGTTTTTACGTTCTAAGTTTTGAATTATTATACGTCTTTGTAGTAGGTGTTTCGCAAAGTAA
Protein-coding regions in this window:
- a CDS encoding DUF2461 domain-containing protein — encoded protein: MLGPSTLDFLKKLAKNNNKPWLEKNKDLFIEAKADFENLITELIIGLAKLNPSLTEVDPKKCIFRIHRDVRFSKNKEPYKTNFGASIGATGKDLGKPLFYLHVQPGGESFLAGGLYMPDPPTLKKVREHILEDSKSLKKIVQEKKFVKKFGGLSDMKLKTAPKGFAKDHPDLEWIQYTSYIVEKRLKDEDLLARNFIKNTIESYKILQSFLKYLNDALA
- a CDS encoding response regulator, which codes for MKPTNTKIFLVDDHAILREGLKMILSGQFEICGESGDAEKALDQIGKLNPDLVITDISMPGLSGIDLVKNLRKHYPNIRTIILSRHDNREYVQKLLELGINGYVLKDDAGNDLLRAIEAVHKGETYLSPGITAHFLSGFVGSGKPGEENQDAKKAFSVLSDREREILKLVAEGNSNESIGKILGISPATVKVHRANIMKKLNLHKVADLVMYAIRAGLIES
- a CDS encoding sensor histidine kinase, whose translation is MPDLKRKIGKSLFPPVTLKSGLSPKFFLNLLKEISPIVAIDDKRTILFANESFRKEFAGNSRNLMGKNLFRIFGFNPTDQEEMESNIKLSKKGMVQNQEFKKQKIYYGYSVFRFGESIGIILKNITENKRLEKKIATLHTKLLQSQEEERIRLSRELHDGVGQTILAAKLNFQAYNRNPKVYGAQFDTGLLLIDKASQELRDIYTNLYPSTLREIGLEAAIRALSSDLFPSMDVEADLDLNLKPDLESTVANQVFRIVQEIFQNVIKHSQARKIYLKIHVKGRQLFLDAKDNGIGFQEKKARAKSSGFGLENIRRRVEDLNGKFKIESSSGKGTKFIVRIPLEKTKTHSPKKYETY